The following proteins are co-located in the Camelina sativa cultivar DH55 chromosome 12, Cs, whole genome shotgun sequence genome:
- the LOC104730761 gene encoding GPI-anchored protein LORELEI-like, which translates to MELTLLLFLPIALLLISLSTSSSISDNVFECQTSVSGRNLLNAKKKCEVNFEYMDYKVLTRRCKGPAFPAKECCLAFKDFACRYAIEINDMNSDCAQTMFSYMNIYGNYPPGLFANECRERKDGLVCPIPPFYSPNLKASSTADSNPPHLITLLISAATAVLAFLVLT; encoded by the exons ATGGAGCtgacattattattattccttCCGATAGCATTATTATTGATATCTCTCTCCACTTCGAGTTCCATCTCGG ATAACGTGTTCGAATGTCAGACCTCGGTTAGTGGAAGGAACCTTCTTAATGCCAAGAAAA AATGTGAAGTTAACTTTGAGTATATGGACTACAAGGTCTTGACAAGGCGGTGCAAAGGCCCAGCGTTTCCAGCTAAAGAATGTTGTTTGGCGTTTAAAGACTTTGCATGTCGTTACGCGATTGAGATCAACGACATGAATAGTGATTGTGCCCAGACAATGTTCAGCTACATGAATATTTACGGTAACTACCCTCCTGGTCTTTTCGCTAACGAGTGCAGAGAAAGGAAAGATGGACTTGTTTGCCCTATACCACCTTTCTATTCACCAAACCTAAAAGCCTCCTCAACCGCTGATTCGAACCCTCCTCATCTCATCACGCTGTTGATCTCTGCTGCGACTGCTGTTTTGGCTTTCTTGGTGCTGACTTGA
- the LOC104730762 gene encoding WPP domain-interacting protein 1-like: MDLESESSALESVDDNVLIQQSANDDGRSLDNGSFSDESVKLVSTSSTYVEIGNNNKPMDDFDSPGPGGGRGSSSPVSKGQGLRKWRRIRRDLVVVKDTSANTENNSSKVLKKRVSGAAHSHGKQMLFQSPEVEQESQGSIGSVNMLKSTGDGFDLLGSSGYDSRFVAGIGFSAGIDLEKDDDRSSSKSSTAARAPNVIRYEKPMISSGQRGNSRVENSKKHRGDKGIDIDKDNSSLESDSRKQSGRMMDFNSGENGDEADMNGETSMRKDDAGGEGEESVNTNDRYSEELDPLTEAIDGFLVLRDALEKEVQEFQEIGKEPMPQHHEQASEVSSPRSEIVTLVNNVEQLEIKLEETRSMLEVKESHIRELESTTNHNKHSLGGTETVVEDIFRQKIEAEIEYLIYSRSIDNLNSQMKLIDEEESLAKEQTHEALNKLGKVQMKAANLTNRAQDLQNECIEITGTIKKTACKTTSCFLIQLVLMLTVVLSFLSQLLPKPDIVVPT, from the exons atggatttggagagtgaAAGCTCTGCGCTTGAGTCTGTTGACGATAATGTTTTGATTCAACAAAGTGCTAATGATGATGGTAGGAGTTTGGACAACGGGTCTTTCTCAGACGAGAGTGTGAAACTTGTTTCCACTTCTTCTACTTATGTTGAAAtcggtaataataataaacccaTGGATGATTTTGATTCACCTGGTCCTGGTGGTGGTcgtggttcttcttctcctgtttCCAAGGGACAAGGTTTGAGAAAATGGAGACGGATCAGGAGAgaccttgttgttgttaagGACACATCTGCCAATACGGAGAATAATAGTAGCAAAGTTTTGAAGAAAAGGGTGTCAGGTGCTGCTCATTCACATGGTAAACAGATGCTGTTTCAGTCACCCGAAGTCGAACAAGAGAGTCAGGGATCTATTGGGTCTGTGAATATGTTGAAAAGTACCGGTGATGGTTTTGATTTACTTGGGAGTAGTGGTTATGACTCTAGGTTTGTGGCAGGGATTGGTTTTTCAGCTggtattgatttagaaaaagaTGATGATCGTAGTAGCAGCAAGTCCTCGACGGCTGCAAGAGCTCCTAATGTTATTAGGTATGAGAAGCCAATGATTAGTTCAGGTCAGAGAGGAAACAGTCGTGTAGAGAATAGTAAGAAACATAGAGGAGATAAGGGGATCGATATTGACAAGGATAATTCCAGCTTGGAATCTGATTCAAGAAAGCAGAGTGGGAGAATGATGGATTTCAACAGTGGAGAAAATGGTGATGAAGCAGATATGAATGGAGAAACTTCAATGAGAAAAGATGATGcgggaggagaaggagaagagtcgGTGAACACGAACGATCGTTATTCAGAAGAACTTGATCCATTAACAGAGGCCATTGACGGTTTCTTGGTCTTGCGAGATGCTCTTGAGAAAG AGGTTCAGGAATTTCAGGAGATAGGGAAGGAACCAATGCCACAACATCATGAACAAGCCAGCGAAGTAAGTTCACCTCGCTCGGAGATTGTAACCCTGGTTAACAATGTTGAGCAACTGGAGATCAAGCTAGAAGAAACAAGGTCCATGCTCGAGGTGAAAGAATCACACATCCGTGAGCTTGAATCCACCACGAACCATAACAAACACTCGTTGGGAGGGACAGAGACCGTGGTTGAAGATATCTTCCGGCAAAAGATTGAGGCCGAGATTGAATATCTAATATATTCAAGATCTATTGATAACTTGAACAGTCAGATGAAgttgattgatgaagaagagtcATTGGCAAAAGAGCAAACCCACGAGGCGCTGAACAAGCTAGGAAAAGTACAAATGAAGGCTGCAAATTTAACAAACAGAGCTCAAGACCTGCAAAACGAGTGCATAGAAATCACCGGAACCATCAAGAAGACAGCATGTAAGACCACTTCATGCTTTCTTATACAGTTAGTATTGATGCTAACAGTAGTTTTGTCGTTCCTGTCTCAATTGTTGCCGAAGCCAGATATTGTTGTACCCACATGA
- the LOC104730763 gene encoding uncharacterized protein At4g26450-like: MHARQRNLGNGYRSGSIGMGSRISPDRPMRGHGFYGSDHQHRGFNRGYGRGRGRSKSYQNQLPPPLPHPPVQRRSGGGGNDVFMEAGRLATEYLVSQGVLPQTVLSNKWQNGSNFRKQSGEFQSSRSQDASRMDASAPPPDKRRYVDGYSSAGSRNSLKGRRSHSHRYDSDFGRSGSWSERSKAFEAETGDDSVSGHQEEQPLAEDIASSVQRSASGEFMRKREGAGDSESVLDKYNLQDEAQSKTGSSSAGKEIVHDCEISKVSEGSSSLSAGSGEMKGRSVGNNGGENENQTATEDGSVHQRFEDASIDQHCGGDESFTKSDIDLATLCKFEKVPTRTRSSLTTKNPRHHLSQNIKETTSGLLEEDQTQKRCETRDQSSGKADSTGDGNISYQVEALALVQFVENSTCHRSNSFPNSILRDNSEKESGLELPNLHRSHSVGKVGEKRVCEDSDLEEAAKRQRDWVLLPVSEANERETQCKPEEEEEEEEEEEEEEEEEEEEPSSFNKRLIDPAAGRRFSNESLVNNSTHTGETGPGYAEEHQLFPASFKICDLNLGGASDVNDGKRGSGKAVDFDLSISSSSKSLEFSTSTRMSNGKEIEVIDLDDDSPEVVKSSNDQGRKQEAAPYMGIDDVPDYNEGLMMVEFLDSFGNIPPINPGSSSVAQNNNAVSLQDREGAIGNDQVANNTDDDSIFMSLGEIPLTFLQAWDQPPARGYEKPF, from the exons ATGCATGCTAGGCAACGCAATCTTGGGAATGGTTACAGATCTGGTTCTATTGGAATGGGTTCTCGAATTTCTCCTGATCGTCCTATGAGAGGACATGGTTTCTATGGTTCTGATCACCAGCACCGTGGCTTTAACCGTGGATACGGACGAGGAAGGGGCCGCTCTAAATCATACCAGAATCAGCTGCCTCCTCCTCTGCCTCATCCACCTGTGCAACGTAGAAGTGGTGGTGGCGGTAATGACGTTTTCATGGAGGCAGGTCGTCTAGCAACAGAGTACTTGGTTTCTCAAGGTGTTTTGCCACAAACTGTGCTTTCCAATAAATGGCAGAACGGTAGTAATTTCAGGAAGCAGTCTGGTGAGTTTCAGAGTTCCAGGTCACAAGATGCATCGCGAATGGATGCTTCAGCTCCTCCCCCAGATAAAAGGAGGTATGTTGATGGCTATAGCTCTGCTGGCTCCAGGAATAGTTTGAAAGGAAGGAGGTCTCACTCTCACCGTTATGATTCGGATTTTGGAAGGAGCGGATCTTGGTCTGAGAGGAGTAAAGCTTTTGAGGCCGAGACTGGTGATGACTCTGTGTCTGGGCATCAAGAAGAGCAGCCATTAGCTGAAGATATTGCTAGTTCTGTTCAGCGGTCAGCCTCCGGTGAGTTCATGAGAAAGCGTGAAGGAGCGGGTGACTCTGAGTCTGTGCTGGACAAGTACAATCTCCAGGATGAGGCACAGTCTAAGACAGGTTCCTCGAGTGCCGGGAAAGAGATAGTACACGATTGCGAAATCTCAAAAGTATCCGAAGGTTCTTCTAGCTTGAGTGCTGGATCAGGAGAGATGAAAGGTAGGTCTGTTGGTAATAATGGTGGAGAGAATGAGAACCAGACCGCTACTGAAGATGGATCAGTCCATCAACGTTTTGAAGATGCATCTATTGATCAACATTGTGGAGGTGATGAATCATTCACCAAGAGTGATATTGATTTGGCAACGCTGTGTAAATTTGAGAAGGTGCCTACGAGGACACGCTCTTCTCTGACTACAAAGAACCCAAGGCATCATTTGAGTCAAAATATCAAGGAAACCACTTCTGGACTCCTAGAAGAAGATCAAACCCAAAAGCGATGTGAGACTCGAGACCAATCATCTGGAAAAGCTGATAGTACTGGCGATGGAAATATCAGTTACCAAGTTGAAGCTTTGGCTCTTGTTCAATTTGTTGAGAACAGTACATGTCATAGGTCTAATTCTTTCCCCAATAGCATTCTCAGGGATAATAGTGAGAAAGAGTCAGGATTAGAATTGCCTAATCTGCACAGATCACATTCGGTGGGGAAAGTAGGTGAGAAACGGGTTTGTGAAGACAGTGACTTGGAGGAGGCAGCAAAAAGACAGAGAGATTGGGTTCTTTTGCCAGTTTCTGAAGCCAATGAACGCGAAACCCAATgcaaacctgaagaagaagaagaagaagaagaagaagaagaagaagaagaagaagaagaagaagaagagccaagCTCATTCAACAAAAGACTTATTGACCCTGCTGCTGGAAGAAGGTTCAGCAATGAAAGTCTGGTTAATAACTCTACACACACGGGCGAAACAGGTCCTGGGTATGCTGAAGAACACCAGCTGTTTCCTGCTTCATTTAAGATCTGTGACCTAAATCTAGGGGGAGCGTCAGATGTGAATGATGGCAAAAGGGGATCTGGTAAAGCTGTTGACTTTGATCTCTCAATCAGCAGTTCTAGTAAGTCTCTTGAGTTCAGTACCAGTACTCGGATGAGCAATGGTAAAGAGATAGAAGTGATTGATTTGGATGATGATTCTCCAGAGGTGGTAAAGTCCAGCAATGATCAGGGAAGAAA GCAGGAAGCTGCTCCATATATGGGGATCGATGATGTTCCAGACTACAATGAAGGACTCATGATGGTAGAGTTTCTTGATTCCTTTGGAAACATTCCTCCAATAAACCCGGGTAGCAGTAGTGTGGCACAGAATAACAACGCAGTTAGCCTTCAAGATCGAGAG GGAGCTATTGGAAATGACCAAGTAGCAAATAATACAGACGATGATTCGATATTCATGTCACTGGGCGAAATACCACTGA CATTCTTGCAAGCTTGGGACCAACCTCCAGCTCGAGGCTACGAGAAGCCTTTCTGA
- the LOC104730765 gene encoding probable WRKY transcription factor 34 yields MADSMQTSFHKTPGYSGGALRERIEARSGFSAPSLNTEDIFQSTCLTISSPGVSPATLLESPVFLSNPLPSPTTGKFLSLPSDKAKDELFDDITTSLAFQSISGSSLDPTNIGLEPDDSQDYEKRQLGGLGDSMASGAPADDGYNWRKYGQKLVKGSEYPRSYYKCTHPNCEVKKKVERSREGHIIEIIYAGSHNHPKPPPNRRSGIGTEQEGFAGTNENIDWTSPVSEYGSHSRSMQVKSETQFGYSDAAADAFFRDEEEDDRTSHMSVSLSYEGEEDESESKRRKLEAYPAEMSGSTRASREPRVVVQTTSDIDILDDGYRWRKYGQKVVKGNPNPRSYYKCTANGCAVTKHVERVSDDFKSVLTTYIGKHTHVVPAARNSSLVGSGSSGTLQGGLATQTRNHNVHYPVPHSRSEVVRANSSLFDLPPHLKPPSGFSVYIGQSELSDFSMPGLTIGQEKLPNQPTPDIGDPAGLMLQLKAEPKVEPVSQQGLGLSASSLIYREIMSRLPQI; encoded by the exons ATGGCTGATTCTATGCAAACCAGCTTTCACAAGACACCAGGTTATTCAGGAGGAGCTCTTCGTGAAAGGATTGAAGCGAGATCCGGGTTTAGTGCACCAAGTTTAAACACTGAAGATATTTTTCAGTCAACATGTTTAACCATCTCTTCTCCTGGTGTTAGTCCTGCAACTCTGTTAGAGTCTCCTGTTTTCCTCTCAAACCCattg CCATCTCCAACAACTGGGAAGTTCTTATCACTACCTTCTGATAAGGCTAAAGATGAGTTATTTGACGACATTACCACATCCCTGGCCTTCCAATCCATTTCAGGAAGTAGCCTTGATCCTACAAACATCGGTTTAGAACCCGATGACTCCCAAGACTATGAGAAACGACAGCTAGGCGGTTTAGGAGACTCGATGGCTAGTGGTGCACCTGCAGATGATGGATACAACTGGAGAAAATACGGACAGAAGCTAGTTAAAGGAAGTGAGTATCCACGGAGTTATTACAAGTGCACGCACCCGAATTGTGAGGTCAAGAAGAAGGTTGAACGGTCTCGGGAGGGTCATATTATAGAGATCATATACGCGGGATCTCATAATCACCCCAAACCTCCACCTAACCGCCGCTCAGGGATTGGAACCGAACAAGAAGGTTTTGCTGGAACCAATGAGAACATAGACTGGACATCACCTGTATCTGAATACGGAAGCCATTCTAGATCAATGCAGGTAAAAAGCGAGACTCAGTTCGGATACAGTGATGCAGCAGCTGATGCCTTCTTtagagatgaagaggaagatgatcgAACGTCCCACATGAGTGTCTCCCTGAGTTatgagggagaagaagatgaatctgaGTCAAAGAGAAG GAAACTCGAAGCTTATCCAGCAGAAATGAGTGGATCAACCCGAGCCAGCCGTGAGCCAAGAGTCGTGGTGCAGACCACAAGTGACATTGACATCCTAGATGATGGTTATCGCTGGCGCAAGTATGGGCAAAAAGTTGTTAAAGGAAACCCGAATCCAAG GAGTTACTATAAATGCACAGCTAATGGATGTGCCGTGACAAAGCATGTAGAGAGAGTTTCTGATGACTTCAAGAGCGTACTAACAACTTATATAGGCAAGCACACCCACGTTGTACCAGCAGCACGCAACAGCAGCCTCGTCGGTTCAGGCAGTTCAGGGACTCTCCAAGGCGGTTTAGCGACTCAGACCCGCAACCACAATGTGCATTATCCAGTGCCACATAGTAGATCTGAGGTAGTCAGAGCCAACTCATCTCTATTTGACTTACCGCCACACCTGAAGCCTCCTTCAGGTTTCTCTGTTTACATAGGCCAATCTGAGCTATCTGATTTTTCAATGCCTGGTTTAACTATTGGGCAAGAGAAGCTTCCCAACCAGCCCACGCCTGACATAGGTGATCCAGCTGGCCTAATGTTGCAGTTAAAAGCCGAGCCGAAGGTGGAACCAGTGTCACAACAGGGACTTGGATTGTCAGCGAGCTCATTGATATACAGAGAGATAATGAGTAGATTACCACAGATATGA
- the LOC104730764 gene encoding COP9 signalosome complex subunit 6b-like, producing the protein MAPSSSSGLTFKLHPLVMLNISDHFTRVKTQLNPPAASCATGNGSSNADAMLLQNPRVYGCVIGLQIGRTVEIFNSFELLFDPTTDTLDRSFLEKKQELYKKVFPKFYILGWYSTGSDAMESDMLIHKALMDINESPVYVLLNPAINHSQKDLPVTIYESEFHVIDGIPQSIFVHTSYTIETVEAERISVDHVAHLKPSDGGSAATQLAAHLTGIHSAIKMLNSRIRVLYQYLVAMQKGDIACDNSLLRQVSSLLRSLPAAKSDKFHENFLMEYNDKLLMSYLAMITNCVSNMNEVVDKFNTAYERNSRRGGRTAFM; encoded by the exons ATGGCACCTTCTTCGTCGAGCGGTCTCACGTTCAAGCTGCATCCTCTGGTGATGCTTAACATATCCGATCACTTCACTAGGGTTAAAACTCAGCTTAACCCTCCCGCCGCTTCTTGCGCAACCGGTAATGGCTCCAGCAACGCCGACGCGATGTTACTGCAAAACCCTAGGGTTTATGGATGCGTGATCGGTCTCCAGATCGGCCGTACGGTTGAGATCTTCAACAGCTTCGAGCTATTGTTTGATCCTACTACTGATACTCTCGATAGATCCTTCCttgagaagaagcaagaactct ATAAGAAGGTGTTCCCTAAGTTCTATATATTGGGATGGTACTCTACGGGAAGCGACGCTATGGAATCTGATATGCTTATCCACAAAGCT CTGATGGACATTAATGAATCACCTGTTTATGTTCTTCTAAATCCGGCTATCAATCACTCACAGAAGGATCTTCCTGTGACTATCTACGAAAGCG AGTTTCATGTCATTGATGGGATTCCTCAGTCGATTTTTGTGCATACAAGCTATACGATTGAG ACAGTTGAAGCTGAAAGGATATCGGTTGATCATGTTGCTCATCTTAAGCCATCTGATGGCGGCTCAGCAGCAACTCAAT TGGCTGCTCATCTTACTGGAATCCATAGTGCTATCAAGATGCTTAATAGCAGAATCAGAGTGCTCTATCAGTATCTTGTCGCTATGCAGAAAG GTGATATTGCTTGCGATAACTCACTTCTGAGACAAGTATCTAGTCTGCTCAGAAGTTTGCCTGCCGCAAAATCGGACAAGTTTCATGAAAATTTCTTGATG GAGTACAACGACAAATTGCTGATGTCTTACCTAGCAATGATCACAAATTGTGTCAG CAACATGAACGAGGTGGTTGACAAATTCAACACTGCATACGAGCGAAACAGCCGAAGAGGCGGTAGGACTGCGTTCATGTAA
- the LOC104730766 gene encoding gibberellic acid methyltransferase 1, whose product MESSRSLEHVLSMQGGDDAVSYVKNCYGPAAALALSKPMLTSAIHSIQLTKGCSYSHLKIADLGCAIGDNTFSTIDTVVEVLRRKLAVDEDRETETEFEVFFSDLPSNDFNTLFMSLDEKINGSSRKYFAAGAPGSFYKRLFPKGELHVVVTMSALQWLSQIPEKVMEKGSKSWNKGRVWTEGADKEVVEAYAEQSDKDLAEFLKCRKEEIVVGGVLFMLMGGRPSGSVSQIGDSNSILKHPFTTLMDQAWQDLVDEGLIEEEKRDGFNIPVYLRSSEEIAAAIDRCGGFKIEKMENFKIADHMNGKQEELMKDPDSYGRSRANYVQAGLKPIVQAYLGPDLTLKLFERYAIRAAADKDILNQDAFYHMIAVSAIRV is encoded by the exons ATGGAGTCGTCGCGGAGCCTCGAGCACGTGCTCTCCATGCAAGGAGGCGATGATGCCGTCAGCTACGTGAAAAACTGTTACGGTCCCGCCGCAGCTTTAGCCTTGAGCAAACCAATGCTGACGTCAGCTATCCACTCTATTCAGCTTACCAAAGGATGCTCCTACTCTCACCTGAAGATAGCCGATCTAGGTTGCGCAATCGGAGACAACACCTTTTCCACGATCGACACGGTGGTTGAGGTGTTACGGCGGAAGCTGGCCGTGGATGAAGACAGAGAAACCGAGACGGAGTTTGAGGTCTTCTTCTCTGACTTGCCTTCTAACGACTTCAACACGTTGTTTATGTCGTTGGATGAGAAAATCAACGGTTCCAGCCGGAAGTACTTCGCGGCTGGCGCTCCGGGGTCGTTCTATAAGCGGCTGTTTCCCAAAGGAGAGCTCCATGTCGTTGTGACTATGAGCGCCTTACAATGGCTCTCTCAG ATACCCGAAAAGGTGATGGAGAAAGGATCGAAGTCATGGAACAAGGGAAGGGTGTGGACTGAAGGAGCAGATAAAGAAGTCGTTGAGGCATACGCGGAGCAATCAGATAAGGACTTAGCCGAGTTCTTGAAATGTCGCAAAGAGGAGATTGTGGTAGGAGGAGTGTTGTTCATGTTGATGGGTGGTCGACCATCTGGCTCAGTCAGCCAAATCGGTGATTCTAACTCGATTCTGAAGCACCCTTTCACAACTTTGATGGATCAAGCTTGGCAAGATCTAGTAGACGAG GGTTTAATTGAAGAGGAGAAAAGAGATGGTTTTAACATTCCGGTGTACTTAAGAAGCTCGGAGGAGATCGCTGCTGCGATTGATCGTTGTGGTGGTTTTAAGATagagaaaatggaaaattttaaaatagctGATCACATGAATGGTAAGCAGGAAGAGTTGATGAAAGATCCGGATTCGTATGGTCGATCCAGGGCTAACTATGTTCAAGCCGGTTTAAAGCCGATTGTTCAGGCCTATCTCGGTCCTGACCTGACTCTTAAGCTCTTCGAACGTTACGCAATTCGAGCTGCTGCCGACAAAGATATTCTCAACCAAGACGCTTTTTATCATATGATCGCTGTTTCAGCAATTAGGGTTTGA
- the LOC104730769 gene encoding uncharacterized protein LOC104730769 encodes MKDISLFFLKKYSIASRMRGRGARSGFGSSCGGDGSTSTLNQHQKNDVGLSVTPENTPFSGGSPRTLEEMILQLEVEEDLVRRARLRESYYGTYDNYDDVDDKLNYQPVRMSCVNSSDILRSARNALNQYPRFSLDGKDAMYRSSFRRQLGTSVDMTLQEGRRSHCGDHRTSKRLSQTSLETKRLPRTVAGESVVWCKTGVVAKLMGLEMIPVPVKGKKGKDKLGTLLNRERLRRRERTLDINGRIGPTTEASCSSGGFNMTRPIRAVGSPSRVGGWPTVPFP; translated from the exons atgaaagatatctctctcttcttcctcaaaaaaTACTCTATTGCCTCGAGAATGCGAGGAAGAGGTGCACGTAGCGGCTTCGGGAGCTCTTGTGGCGGCGATGGCTCGACCTCTACACTAAACCAGCATCAAAAGAATGATGTGGGCCTTTCGGTTACTCCTGAAAACACCCCTTTCAGTGGAGGGTCGCCAAGAACGCTAGAGGAGATGATACTTCAGctagaggttgaagaagatctTGTTCGAAGAGCTAGACTCCGTGAATCTTACTACGGTACTTATGATAACTacgatgatgttgatgataagTTAAATTATCAGCCCGTTCGGATGTCATGCGTTAACAGTTCCGATATTTTGAG GTCTGCGAGGAACGCGTTGAATCAGTACCCACGTTTCTCGTTGGACGGTAAGGATGCGATGTACCGGTCATCGTTCCGGCGCCAGCTTGGCACCAGTGTTGACATGACATTACAGGAAGGACGGAGATCCCACTGCGGGGACCACCGGACATCGAAGAGATTAAGCCAGACGAGCTTGGAGACAAAACGCCTGCCTCGGACGGTGGCTGGAGAAAGTGTAGTATGGTGCAAGACAGGGGTGGTTGCAAAGCTGATGGGCTTGGAGATGATACCTGTTCCGGTCAAGGGGAAAAAGGGGAAAGATAAGTTAGGGACTCTTCTCAATAGGGAGCGTCTAAGGAGGAGAGAGCGGACTTTGGACATTAATGGTCGGATCGGTCCGACGACTGAAGCTTCTTGCTCGTCCGGAGGGTTTAACATGACGAGACCAATCAGAGCGGTTGGATCGCCGAGTCGCGTGGGTGGATGGCCCACAGTCCCTTTCCCATAG
- the LOC104730768 gene encoding uncharacterized protein LOC104730768: MSETEATGVTDDSAPAIANETVSDATEHKAIGVVDSVGEAMGGAEKWVGDLQQTVKESTDSAMRSARSFRENSTSQFRSIQDFIPHALTQYKNYENAFFSKVTEELTYAKEHPAAAVGIGVAASLVLMRGPRRFLFRQTLGRFQSEEAQFLRAEKQVQELNMSVDLMKKESKKLLERATLAEKDMKRGHSELMNSGNDIHRLAKSVHKVECEAADLMDGLRQIPGRDAIKLRAEVASMTSLLKQKRIALNKRILSMSELGLPV, from the exons ATGAGCGAAACCGAAGCAACCGGCGTTACCGACGATTCGGCTCCAGCGATCGCGAATGAAACTGTTTCTGATGCGACGGAGCATAAAGCGATCGGAGTGGTTGATTCGGTGGGGGAAGCCATGGGAGGAGCAGAGAAATGGGTGGGTGATCTCCAACAGACGGTGAAGGAATCGACGGATTCCGCCATGCGCTCTGCTCGTTCCTTCCGTGAAAACTCGACCTCTCAGTTCCGCTCTATACAG GATTTCATTCCACATGCTTTGACTCAATATAAGAACTATGAGAATGCTTTCTTCAGCAAAGTAACAG aAGAATTGACATACGCAAAGGAGCATCCAGCTGCTGCTGTCGGGATTGGTGTTGCTGCTAGTCTTGTTCTGATGCGAG GCCCAAGAAGATTCTTGTTTCGTCAAACACTAGGCCGATTTCAAAGCGAAGAG GCACAGTTCTTGAGAGCTGAGAAGCAAGTTCAGGAGTTGAACATGTCTGTAGACTTGATGAAAAAAGAGAGCAAGAAATTGCTTGAGAGGGCGACTTTAGCAGAAAAGGATATGAAACGTGGTCATTCTGAACTCAT GAACTCTGGAAATGATATACATCGTCTTGCTAAGTCCGTCCACAAGGTTGAATGTGAAGCTGCAG ATTTGATGGACGGACTTCGGCAAATTCCTGGAAGGGATGCTATCAAGCTTAGAGCCGAA GTGGCTTCTATGACTTCGCTCTTGAAACAGAAGAGGATTGCATTGAACAAAAGGATCTTGAGTATGTCTGAGCTAGGACTTCCCGTATGA
- the LOC104730770 gene encoding E3 ubiquitin-protein ligase RNF115-like, with protein MAARYWCHMCSLMVNPIIDAEIKCPFCQSGFVEEMRGEINGRGSSGLREVQDPEIDFGTDRALSLWGPILVGMMSNPRRRRRFRRTEFGVDNDDDEVNGAAAADDVGGNDRNVHHLHHHRRHRHRQQGREIDLDREFESIRRRRRRSSATILQLLQGIREGITSEYESSDRDPFNQSAVVQGSTSLNHNRNNTSLSAIGDYFAGPSLDHLLEHLADNDPIRHGTLPARKEAVENLPTVKISEPLQCSICLDDFEKGSEAKEMPCKHKFHIRCIVPWLQLHSSCPVCRYELPPDDDTKVDPVRPRTRTLEINISNENMEVDASNGNVSERRFSFPWPFSGLFSSSSSSSASASGSSHLGENS; from the coding sequence ATGGCAGCTAGGTATTGGTGTCATATGTGTTCACTAATGGTGAATCCAATCATTGATGCTGAGATCAAATGCCCCTTTTGCCAAAGCGGGTTTGTCGAGGAAATGCGCGGTGAGATTAATGGCCGTGGCAGCAGTGGTCTAAGGGAGGTTCAAGACCCGGAGATTGATTTTGGTACTGACCGTGCATTGTCTCTATGGGGTCCAATCTTGGTTGGAATGATGAGCAATCCTCGGAGACGTAGAAGGTTTAGGAGGACAGAGTTTGGtgttgataatgatgatgatgaggtcaatggtgctgctgctgctgatgatgtTGGTGGAAATGATCGCAatgttcatcatcttcatcatcatcgtcgtcataGGCACAGGCAACAAGGTAGAGAGATTGATTTAGACAGAGAGTTTGAGTCTATCCGTAGGAGGAGACGGAGAAGCTCTGCTACCATACTTCAGTTGCTTCAGGGGATTCGTGAAGGGATTACTTCCGAGTATGAGAGCTCAGACCGAGACCCGTTTAATCAATCAGCTGTTGTTCAGGGATCGACGAGTTTGAATCATAACCGGAACAACACTTCTCTTTCTGCAATTGGAGATTACTTTGCTGGACCTAGTTTAgaccacttgcttgaacatctAGCTGATAACGATCCTATCAGGCATGGGACTCTTCCAGCTCGAAAAGAAGCCGTGGAGAATCTCCCAACGGTCAAGATAAGTGAGCCATTGCAATGCTCGATTTGTTTGGATGATTTTGAGAAAGGAAGTGAAGCTAAAGAGATGCCATGTAAGCACAAGTTTCACATCCGGTGTATAGTACCGTGGCTCCAGCTTCACAGTTCGTGTCCTGTGTGCCGGTATGAACTCCCTCCTGATGATGATACAAAGGTAGATCCGGTAAGACCGAGAACAAGAACTCTAGAGATCAACATAAGTAATGAGAATATGGAAGTTGATGCAAGCAATGGTAATGTGAGCGAGAGAAGGTTCTCTTTTCCGTGGCCATTCAGCGGATtattttcttcctcctcttcttcatccgCATCGGCCTCAGGGTCATCTCATCTTGGCGAGAACTCATAA